The Saprospiraceae bacterium genome includes a window with the following:
- a CDS encoding response regulator transcription factor: MKILIFDEHPVMSDALFKFFFHKKDIKLVLNEQNILKFYGSLKKYSPDIVIIDIPSENNGGISILSKIRKLNSTVKIIVYSRISNPLMHDWILKYGANAFISKTSNLSKLEKLIETTFKNEINQITYQLMPYLTPKEKVIIQKMSLGYTSYEIATQTNKSINTINNQKKHLLSKFHCSNSIELMLKLINLGML; the protein is encoded by the coding sequence ATGAAAATATTAATTTTTGACGAACATCCTGTTATGTCAGATGCATTATTTAAATTTTTTTTTCATAAAAAAGACATTAAATTAGTGCTGAATGAGCAAAATATTCTTAAATTTTATGGCAGTTTAAAAAAGTATTCACCAGATATCGTAATCATCGATATTCCTTCTGAAAATAATGGTGGAATCTCAATTTTGTCAAAAATAAGGAAACTTAATAGTACAGTTAAAATTATTGTCTATTCCCGAATTAGCAACCCTCTTATGCATGATTGGATTCTTAAATATGGTGCAAATGCATTTATCTCGAAAACATCTAATTTATCAAAATTGGAAAAATTAATTGAAACAACATTTAAAAATGAAATCAACCAGATAACATATCAATTAATGCCATATTTGACACCAAAGGAAAAAGTGATTATTCAAAAAATGTCTTTGGGATATACTTCATATGAAATTGCAACACAAACAAACAAATCCATAAATACAATAAATAATCAAAAAAAACATCTCCTTTCTAAATTCCATTGCTCAAATAGCATAGAATTGATGTTAAAACTTATTAATCTTGGCATGCTTTAA